Proteins encoded within one genomic window of Aquarana catesbeiana isolate 2022-GZ linkage group LG03, ASM4218655v1, whole genome shotgun sequence:
- the LOC141134872 gene encoding olfactory receptor 5AR1-like — protein sequence MNNANKTQVIVFELSGLTDDREFAPFLFIFFLLVYIITICGNIGIIAVVQISPSLHTPMYYFLSYLSVVDLLYSSVVTPKMLSDLLSDKKIITFIGCALQFYFYVALATVEVFVLSIMAYDRYVAICHPLHYVLIITMKKCLGLVLPTFFVGFLQSSAQTSCIFSLKYCQSNIVDHFFCDLSPVVNLSCSETHTCTIISLFFVCFCTLTSMTTILVSYTLIISSIIRIKSTAGRRKAFSTCSSHLMCVTIFYVTVFFTYLHPSSAALKKQDLVASVFYAVVTPMLNPLIYSLRNQEVKKVIKRLVKESPKEPI from the coding sequence ATGAACAACGCCAACAAGACGCAAGTAATTGTCTTTGAACTTTCTGGTCTAACTGATGACAGAGAATTTGCAcctttcctcttcatcttctttttgctTGTTTACATAATAACCATATGCGGAAATATTGGAATAATTGCTGTTGTTCAAATCTCGCCCAGCCTTCACACCCCGATGTACTACTTCTTGAGCTACCTCTCTGTGGTGGACCTACTCTATTCCTCAGTTGTTACCCCCAAAATGTTGTCCGATCTTCTGTCTGACAAGAAAATCATCACATTCATTGGTTGCGCCCTTCAGTTCTACTTCTATGTTGCTCTAGCCACTGTGGAGGTCTTTGTCCTTTCAATCATGGCGTATGACCGATATGTTGCCATTTGCCACCCTCTACACTATGTCCTAATAATAACCATGAAGAAATGTCTTGGTCTTGTCCTTCCCACCTTTTTTGTTGGGTTTTTGCAGTCATCGGCACAGACCAGTTGCATCTTCAGTCTCAAATACTGTCAATCAAACATTGTAGACCATTTTTTCTGCGATCTCTCTCCAGTGGTTAACTTGTCCTGTTCGGAAACCCATACCTGCACCATCATCAGCCTTTTCTTTGTGTGTTTTTGTACCTTAACTTCAATGACAACCATCCTGGTCTCCTACACCCTCATCATTTCTTCTATCATACGGATAAAATCTACAGCTggcaggaggaaagcgttcagcacCTGCTCCTCCCATCTCATGTGTGTTACCATCTTCTATGTTACAGTTTTCTTCACCTATCTTCATCCATCCTCCGCTGCCCTCAAGAAACAAGACTTGGTGGCTTCTGTCTTCTACGCGGTGGTGACCCCAATGTTGAATCCTCTTATCTACAGCCTGAGGAACCAAGAGGTGAAAAAGGTCATCAAAAGACTGGTGAAGGAAAGTCCTAAAGAACCTATATGA